In one window of Bradysia coprophila strain Holo2 chromosome IV unlocalized genomic scaffold, BU_Bcop_v1 contig_106, whole genome shotgun sequence DNA:
- the LOC119070813 gene encoding zinc finger protein Elbow codes for MLTSSNQYIRPDYLAPMPNALDAKNSPLALLAQTCSAIGSDAPNAKLISNMEKSSKSHKTDNRDKSSPGSQHSSLSNSSSEIQQKSSFKPYESSFREQRTVTTPEDRSTSVHRIKTPKTSSTPMQSTTNGRCESNQSASSQRASPATNSRKTPSNSEHNASPHRASSKESSSIPISMSQGSPLYSSSKLSDSTRESSVSYPKTSSAIPVTSSSAFFSGYTSPGLPYPMDLMAASALMSPHHAMFKAASMNPYLNYARMKVPGATDSMMPVCRDPYCTGCALSPHMMGKSPGTPCPAGCTQCDHSSASKSYASQLSAAHGQVAAAYAHAQLAALAAASQLPYICNWIAGDAAYCGKRFGTSDELLSHLRSHTSSIPEAMLTQAAATGLPPNHPLFQRNYPTPPLSPARYQPYHLSKPSLMPPSLAPPPSLAGLPMPHPSLAQYFSPYSLYGPRIGQSHP; via the coding sequence CTGGATGCCAAGAACAGCCCATTAGCATTATTGGCACAAACATGCAGTGCCATCGGTTCGGATGCACCAAAtgcgaaattaatttcgaacaTGGAAAAAAGCTCAAAGTCCCACAAAACCGACAACCGTGACAAATCGTCGCCGGGCAGCCAGCACTCGTCACTGTCGAACAGCTCTAGTGAAATTCAACAGAAATCTAGCTTCAAACCGTACGAGTCGTCATTTAGAGAACAAAGAACTGTAACGACACCGGAGGATCGTTCAACGTCCGTGCATCGAATAAAAACACCGAAAACATCCAGCACACCTATGCAGTCAACGACAAACGGACGATGTGAATCAAACCAAAGTGCTTCATCGCAACGTGCATCTCCGGCAACGAATTCGCGAAAAACGCCTTCAAATTCAGAACATAATGCTAGTCCACATCGTGCCTCATCGAAAGAATCGTCTAGTATACCAATAAGTATGTCACAAGGCAGTCCATTATATAGTTCATCCAAGTTATCCGATTCGACACGCGAATCGTCCGTCAGCTATCCGAAAACCTCGTCGGCAATTCCAGTAACAAGTTCATCAGCTTTCTTCAGTGGTTACACGTCTCCAGGTCTTCCATATCCAATGGATTTAATGGCGGCTAGTGCTTTAATGTCACCACATCACGCAATGTTCAAAGCAGCATCCATGAATCCATATTTGAATTATGCCCGAATGAAAGTGCCTGGTGCAACGGACTCAATGATGCCTGTCTGTCGAGATCCATACTGTACGGGCTGTGCATTGAGTCCACATATGATGGGCAAATCTCCCGGTACACCGTGCCCAGCCGGTTGTACGCAATGTGACCACAGTAGCGCTTCAAAATCGTATGCATCTCAACTATCAGCCGCACATGGACAAGTAGCTGCTGCGTACGCTCATGCACAACTGGCCGCCCTGGCTGCAGCCTCTCAGTTGCCGTATATATGTAATTGGATTGCCGGCGATGCTGCTTATTGTGGCAAGCGATTCGGTACGTCCGACGAACTGTTGTCCCATTTACGATCGCACACATCATCGATTCCGGAGGCTATGCTAACACAAGCGGCAGCGACTGGCCTACCGCCAAATCATCCACTTTTCCAAAGAAACTATCCCACACCACCGTTAAGTCCAGCAAGATATCAGCCATATCATTTAAGTAAACCGTCCCTGATGCCACCATCATTAGCTCCACCGCCGTCATTAGCTGGATTACCAATGCCACATCCATCGTTAGCGCAATACTTTTCGCCATATTCACTATATGGTCCACGAATTGGCCAATCACATCCTTAG